One Bradysia coprophila strain Holo2 unplaced genomic scaffold, BU_Bcop_v1 contig_583, whole genome shotgun sequence genomic window carries:
- the LOC119083223 gene encoding uncharacterized protein LOC119083223, which translates to MPTKKITFPTKTFSCQPRKKSFESMSTCKYEMFFQNGPFIWDAKKTLDTSQARSTISEPCSSIQEVLNELSNTKQTVTKKLKSIEFHGGKIYRYWGCETCCTSIPRKHTDGQYYCNGIKCNDKKTRKSKIGVATQRKLCFTVYDLELSDNKNETIASAVVFDRICGKLLQKCGYEFRVDEEVVEAWNKLIARYRFDITIKRNKKKKGDQYLPAVIVNEVDNVVQQDAAGEMTNEYRGPWPKFPKYEMKLKQIAEPSCNPCDRKYKISSKPPGLVLLINNYHYPNMHEQERKGSDIDIESIYSGFTEMGYKIFGNEWLMDIQTREDFSNIIAEFKRQLIEEEVDSIFIIISSHGVNHGIDLAGGDRINVLTELMIPFSDDNFPEYQGKPKVFMPIVCQHMAGFDDDYTNSLDDLGLDNKLFDMLICCPALPGYAQNRINNCGTLYSQLLMKNLMDYAQWWDLVQILNKVQYDVKEEIVKNDLKKWTVPHHITIVFRPFYLIPIASG; encoded by the exons ATG CCCACCAAAAAGATCACTTTTCCaaccaaaacattttcatgccAGCCTAGAAAAAAGAGTTTTGAATCAATGTCTACTtgcaaatacgaaatgttttttcagAACGGACCATTTATTTGGGACGCTAAAAAAACACTTGATACTTCTCAGGCACGAAGCACAATCAGTGAACCGTGTAGTAGTATCCAAGAAg TTCTCAATGAACTATCAAACACCAAACAAACAGTTACAAAAAAGTTGAAGTCAATAGAATTCCATGGTGGAAAAATTTACCGCTATTGGGGATGCGAAACTTGTTGCACCAGT ATTCCTAGGAAACACACCGACGGACAGTACTACTGTAATGGAATAAAGTGCAACGATAAAAAAACTCGTAAGAGTAAAATTGGTGTTGCTACTCAGCGTAAACTATGTTTTACGGTTTAT GACCTTGAACTTTCggacaacaaaaatgaaaccaTCGCGTCAGCTGTTGTATTCGATAGAATATGTGGAAAACTTCTACAGAAATGTGGATATGAGTTCCGAGTAGATGAAGAAGTAGTAGAAGCATGGAACAAGCTAATAGCTAGATACCGTTTCGACATAACAATCAAACGCAACAAG AAGAAGAAAGGCGATCAGTACCTTCCAGCAGTAATTGTAAATGAAGTGGATAACGTTGTTCAGCAGGATGCAGCGGGAGAAATGACAAATGAATATCGGGGACCATGGCCAAAATTTCCCaaatatgaaatgaagttGAAACAAATTGCAGAGCCATCTTGCAAT CCTTGCGACcggaaatataaaatttcctCAAAGCCACCGGGACTAGTCTTGCTCATCAATAACTATCATTACCCAAATATGCACGAGCAAGAGAGAAAAGGATCCGATATCGACATAGAAAGTATTTACAGCGGGTTCACGGAAATGGgatacaaaattttcggtaaCGAGTGGCTAATGGATATCCAGACAAGAGAG GACTTTTCAAATATAATTGCTGAATTTAAGAGACAATTGATCGAAGAGGAAGTCGACTCTATTTTCATCATTATATCGAGTCATGGTGTCAACCATGGTATTGATTTAGCTGGAGGCGATCGTATAAATGTGCTGACAGAGCTAATGATTCCATTTTCGGATGATAATTTTCCGGAATACCAGGGAAAACCGAAAGTTTTCATGCCGATTGTATGCCAACATATGGCCGGATTTGACGATGACTATACAAATTCTCTGGACGATCTTGGTCTGGATAATAAACTGTTTGATATGTTGATTTGCTGCCCTGCACTTCCTGGCTACGCACAAAATCGGATCAATAATTGTGGAACGTTATACTCACAGcttttgatgaaaaatctcATGGATTATGCGCAATGGTGGGACTTGGTGCAGATTTTAAATAAG GTGCAATATGATGTTAAGGAGGAAATTGTAAAGAACGATCTAAAGAAGTGGACAGTACCCCATCATATTACAATCGTTTTTCGTCCATTCTATCTAATTCCGATAGCATCaggttaa
- the LOC119083224 gene encoding uncharacterized protein LOC119083224: MLFKSVSTRSPSMEKSLSKTTSIYQWMGIQYFSILPETLEATSRTNSLNRKFKWIFAVNIMMTICESCAFSFAIYLSKRENRQGNVATGQIVQFAVSNLLIVVLVATILNSLLLRQKTRQIFKNCKFISKSLLSLNQCVDYKAFADEFKKSLAKLLLCLIVSFSAGLLFNFLSNSTNAFLWTIFAIYPHFFIVITFSYWTFLIRLVREQLRFVKDSLVQLQKNVQIFRIDPEIRNHDSRLRRNHETYNFFVKLKRIYGVIYETSLIVNEFIAVPICLIIIFVLISNVSSGYKVFLSLRNDVPMERVVGPIFAIFIMLASLCTLIFSCSSTYAANNDVLRHLHKFECNKLEREFGISAILTEFSTQIVQQPIEFTVGGFCYLTQPFLATIITGAMTYVMLLVQFSTS, translated from the exons ATGTTGTTCAAATCGGTTTCTACTCGTAGCCCGTCTATGGAAAAATCTCTCTCAAAGACTACGTCAATCTATCAATGGATGGGGATTCAATACTTTTCCATTTTGCCGGAAACCTTAGAAGCTACTAGTAGGACGAATAGTTTGAATAGGAAGTTCAAGTGGATATTTGCAGTGAATATTATGATGACGATATGTGAATCTTGTGCGTTTTCATTTGCGATATATTTATCAAAACGTGAGAATAGACAGGGTAATGTTGCGACAGGTCAAATTGTACAATTCGCAGTCTCCAACTTGTTGATTGTTGTGCTCGTGGCCACAATACTAAACTCTCTACTGCTGCGACAAAAGACCAGACAGATcttcaaaaattgcaaatttatttccaaatcTCTACTCAGTTTAAACCAATGCGTTGACTACAAAGCGTTTGCCGATGAATTCAAAAAATCTTTGGCCAaacttttgctttgtttaatTGTATCCTTTTCGGCAGGACtgttattcaattttctaaGCAACAGTACGAATGCATTTTTGTGgacaatttttgcaatttatcCGCACTTCTTCATTGTAATCACATTCAGTTATTGGACTTTTCTGATTCGTTTAGTCCGAGAACAACTTCGGTTCGTAAAAGATAGTCTCGTCCAGCTGCAGAAAAATGTCCAAATTTTTAGAATCGATCCAGAGATACGCAATCACGATTCCAGGTTGAGAAGGAATCATGAAACCTACAACTTTTTCGTGAAATTGAAACGAATCTACGGCGTAATTTATGAGACATCCTTAATTGTGAACGAGTTCATTGCAGTTCCGATTTGTTTGATTATAATTTTCGTTCTCATCTCTAATGTGTCTAGTGGATATAAAGTGTTCTTGTCACTTCGAAATGATGTTCCTATGGAGCGTGTGGTCG GCCCGATATTTGCAATCTTCATCATGCTCGCAAGTCTTTGCACGCTGATATTTTCTTGCAGTTCAACATACGCTGCCAACAATGATGTTTTAAGGCATTTGCACAAATTCGAGTGCAACAAATTGGAGAGAGAGTTTGGCATTTCAGCAATTTTAACAGAATTTTCTACACAAATCGTGCAGCAACCGATTGAGTTCACAGTTGGAGGCTTTTGCTATTTAACTCAACCATTTTTGGCCACT ATCATCACAGGCGCTATGACCTACGTCATGCTATTGGTTCAATTTTCCACATCTTAA